Proteins encoded by one window of uncultured Bacteroides sp.:
- a CDS encoding NAD(P)-dependent oxidoreductase translates to MITKDDTILITGGSGFIGTNLIEFFETKKYGKIINFDKAPPTKKQQSDYWFKGNIMNTENLSDVFEKYNPNIIIHLAARTDTLSDVLEDYIENYKGSENVISEIMRHNYVKHVIITSTQYVYKSKTIPLPAKDNTYAPHTTYGISKMMDEEMTRNSGMMCPWTIIRPCNVWGPWHMRYPEELWKIIGKGYYIHPTKNPVIRTYAYVKNLVYQLDQILNADLDIVNHSTFYLGDVPIDSYMLFNEISNQLNNKSARIFPKLIFYLGAKTGDVLRKVGVKFPLYTVRYKNMIEDFYAPSNITVNLFGVRNSNLADNVKETIDWLYGEGNDFFVYWKKRKISKISF, encoded by the coding sequence ATGATAACAAAAGATGACACTATATTAATAACTGGTGGGTCAGGTTTTATTGGTACAAACCTAATAGAATTTTTTGAGACAAAAAAATATGGGAAAATTATAAACTTTGATAAGGCTCCTCCAACTAAAAAACAACAAAGTGATTATTGGTTTAAAGGAAACATAATGAACACTGAAAACCTCTCTGATGTTTTTGAAAAATATAATCCTAATATAATTATTCATCTAGCAGCAAGGACAGATACTTTAAGTGATGTTTTAGAGGACTATATTGAGAATTATAAAGGTTCTGAAAATGTAATTTCAGAAATAATGAGACATAATTATGTTAAGCATGTGATTATCACTTCAACTCAGTATGTTTATAAATCAAAAACTATCCCATTGCCTGCAAAAGATAATACCTATGCACCTCATACAACTTATGGAATTAGTAAAATGATGGATGAAGAAATGACTCGAAATTCAGGAATGATGTGCCCATGGACAATTATTCGCCCATGTAATGTATGGGGGCCTTGGCACATGCGATATCCAGAAGAACTTTGGAAAATTATAGGTAAAGGTTACTACATTCATCCAACTAAAAATCCCGTAATCCGTACTTATGCGTATGTGAAAAATTTGGTATATCAATTAGATCAAATTTTGAACGCTGATTTGGATATTGTAAATCATAGTACATTTTATTTGGGTGATGTTCCAATTGATTCATATATGTTATTTAATGAGATTTCAAATCAGTTAAATAATAAATCTGCACGTATTTTCCCAAAATTAATTTTTTATCTTGGAGCCAAAACCGGAGATGTATTAAGAAAAGTAGGTGTAAAATTTCCACTATATACAGTTCGTTACAAAAATATGATTGAAGATTTCTATGCACCAAGTAACATAACTGTTAATTTGTTTGGTGTTAGGAATTCAAACTTAGCAGATAATGTAAAAGAAACAATTGACTGGCTCTACGGTGAAGGCAACGATTTTTTTGTTTATTGGAAAAAGCGTAAGATTAGTAAAATATCTTTTTGA